The sequence below is a genomic window from Coffea arabica cultivar ET-39 chromosome 4c, Coffea Arabica ET-39 HiFi, whole genome shotgun sequence.
tgtttattaaataatataaattgttacttgattgttctaatttctttgtattttcttgttaaatatatttgaaacatcaaatatatatgaatatacctttattaatatcaatatgttattggatattttatatacaataatttaatttttaaataatttttatttatgacgtcatccggttcgacccctatcgacccccgatcgaacccattgacccctgacccctgacctcgggcgagtcgatatccggtccggttctgaaaacagaGGTTTTAGGTATTAGGAAAATGCTTGTGTGGAAAGATTGGTTGTAAAACATGGGAAAGTTACTTGGGTTAAATTTTCTGAAGTAAAACATGGGAAAATGTTTGTTTATTTATGTAGCTAATTGTGAGTTGGAGAAATTATTTTATGTAAAAGATGTCTGTGAAGCTGCagctttttgttgttttttttttttttttgtatgattgGAATCTTTGTTCACATGTGTATAgtattgttttgttttgaacTGAGCATTGAGTTTTATAAGTTAGTTTGGTCAAACGTAATTTGTTAGTGGATAGTAAAAGTTTATTATAAGTTTAAGTTTAGTGTTTTGTGCAGACGGAGCGTAATCGTGTTCAGGTGCATTATATGTGCGGGATCATTATCCAGATTTGGTGGaacaaaaatgaggaaatataatataaaatataaaacagAAGGAAGTAAAAGGATGAGTACCAGTAGCGGCAATGCAAAGGAAGCAAAGCAGTGGGAGATGAAAGCAAATAGAACAAAGCAAATTGACGGAGATCAGTACATATGCGCATGACTAATCTGTGTACCATTGTGCTTAATATGGCATTGGGAACAGCAGATTCATGCAAGGGGGGGCATAAAATTTACTTTCCGAGGATGACCTCCAGCTAAAATCTTATAATCCACAAGAAAGGCATCTTTAAGGGGGAAAGTGTAAATTGGAGCCTGAGATTACTGTTTGTTGATTTAACCCAGCAATCTTGTCAAAGGAATTGACAAAAAAACCCAATTTCATAACACTCACAGCACCATAAAAAAACAGAATTTATTGAGGGTAAACAAAGGAACAATAAGTAGACCAAGGGCAAAAGCGTAATATGAAGGTAAAAAATCTCCACTTCTTACCCACAAAATTGTCCTGCGTAAGAGGAGGAGAAAATATACCGGATGGAGGGCAAAATGACGGGTAAGGCCTTGGAAGAGCAGATGAAACTGGCCTTGAACAGTAAGGCAAAAGTACCTCTTATATATTGTATTGTATAGATAGATATATTCAGAATATGTTAGCACAGAGCGTGTGGTTCTcaccctttttgttttgatgtctttcttaaaaagaatttggagataaaaaaaaaacacacacacacacacacacacactgatACGTTTGTCTACCGACTCGTGCTAGAAAGGCCCAGAATTTAGGCCCAAGGTCGGTCTGAAGTTGTAGCTCCCAAATCCCATCAGTGCAGCATGGCATTGAGAACCACTGAAATCCCGTGTGGGCTTCCAACATTGGTTAGCGTGTCAAGTTTTGCCCAGAGCCCAGAGTGGTTTATAAAAGATTTCTTGTGGTGGAAAATCAATCCTTGAATTTGATggaataaacatattttttaagaaagaaaagaaagaaagtagaTCTGTGGATGATACAGAAGCAAGAGAGCCAAGTGGCGTGCCTGCAATCAATGCAGCATTGCCAAGAAAGTGAAGTGAGTGACGCATGATAATCTGCCAACCTTGATGATGCGGGAAACGCATACATATCTTCAATGTTGTTTGAGAGTGGACTTAAGAAACGGATGGAGGGGGAGAAGGAGAAGGAGGATTTAAATTCAGAATTTCTGATAATATGTTGTTGCTGTGTAATCTAATGACTTTGACATTAAAGCCACAAAAATTCTCATATGATTGCCATTTGTTGAATCATATATATTCATAAAATATAAGGTACGTGTGTGTTGTATAAATAACTAAAGTCATGATCTAAGATTTTTGTGTATGGTATTATCGACACGCAATATCTTCAATCTTGTTAGAGAGTCGATTTAAGAAatgcaaaggaaaagaaagatttGAACCTAAAATCTCTAATAATATGCTATTGTGTAATTTAGTAATTTTGCTATTAAAGCTAGGAAAATTTTCATATGATTGTAATTTGTTGAAAACATTATATATCGCAAAATGCCGTACATATTCACATACACATAAGATATGTATGTGTTGTATAAGCGTCTAAAGTTTTATGTGTATAATATTATCGACACACTATACATTTCAAGTTAATTTCTCAAGAACTTTTGGTCATATTAACAAATAAGATTCTGTGTCGCTCCACTCACAGTCAATCACTTTTTTCGACGATAGTTCATGCTATTTATCATAATACTAGAGTTGGGACTTGGTTTTTGTTCATTAATGCatatactccctccctttttttataactgacgttcaAGGTTTTGCAcgccaattaagaaaagtttttaattgtttaaatctatacactattttctttttgtaccctcattaattgtctAATTCACTcatattttctctcactagagtatTAAATGATGCTGTTTTATTAAGTCAAAAGCAAAGAGAGAAGTAATAATTACTAGGAATAGTAATTAAGAGCCCTGTATTGgtaaagagagataaaaggataaaattatgaaaaaataattaatgctgCATGGAAATAATACAATGAAAGATAAAAGTACttaagagcaaatttcttaaacgtcagttataaaaaaagttataaaaaaagggagggagtaaaTTTTTGTTGAGGAGCTACATATATAGGACGGATGATAAGAGACACACAATTTATGGGGAATGATTATTAATTGAATCCAGCTGTTCCTGACCTTGCCCGGCCGCAGCTTTAACCACTAAATAGATTTTGACCATATTTATggccttcatttttttttttttttgaaaaagtgtCCTTCAATTTCAAACCTCAGACATTTTGATGGACATTTAAGCCATATATTTCCTAAGTTTTGTACCTTGGCTACACTCGTAAATCTTACTCTTTGGGCATACCTGAATAAACTagtatgcaaaaaaaaaaaagaatttcttATCAGATACTTGTTAACACACCTAATATTCACCTAatttatcatatatatatatatatacacacacatatatatattaataattattattttttcttatatttACACGTTTTTCCTATTTAATCTTGTCTACCctcacttatattttttttctaattaatcatatattatcaaaaatataataattacTTAACGAGTACCTAGGACATCCATTagacaaattaaacaaaaaaaaaatcagcatcTCCaagatttacaaaaaaaaaaaaaattataaatgttCTCTTCCAAACACCAAAAaaggtaattaaaaaaaaaaagcccacTTGTTAAGGGATTGGTTAGTGGGGTCAGAAAATTGCTGGCTGGTTGAATATCTTCCACAAACACTTTTCTTGACGTTAGTGGGCAGCTGCATTTGTGTCTTTAAGACAGTGGGAAATATATCGTCCAAAGACAAAgattattattaattaattaataatatctTACTCCAGGAATGGACCCTAACTTACTTCCCTTGCCTCCCTGAAGTCTAGAGGCCACTGGCCAGGAGAAAAACATATGAGAGCTGAAGAAGACTTGTGCTTGCAAACTCAGAAAAAGACTGGGAGCCATAGCATTGTCTGACACGTGGTAGTTGTCCCGTTTGATTTCAGCCACAAGATCTCTTTCCTAATTCCTACTCTACCTTCTTGAAATTTCCATTTGTTATTTTACTATTTTCCATTAATagatttcttttgaaaaaaaaaaattagatttccAATTCAAGCGTCCTACTTGGCACGTCACAATCCCACCACCCCAGCTGCCCCCCTCCCTCCTACTCTGTATATTTCTTTCTTTGGTTCATCTTTCATATATTCACCACTCATATCTCTGCTTTCAAGATCTCTCTGCCTGTTCAGCCTTCATCTTTGACTTGTTTACGGCAacccattttccatttttagtagttcttgaagaagaaaatggtggcTGAGGCTCCTGTAAGTTTTCTTTATATGTACAGTGTTTTGAGCAGTATTACCTTTTCTTTTACAAGATTTGGTTCTGCTGCTTTTCTAttctttattttaaaaaaaaaaaaattatcccatGATTTGTGGAGAATATCATGAATTGTTAAAAGGGTTGCGAAGAATGTTTCAATTGAATAGAGATATTGGTTACTAATTGGGATTGGTTGGTCAGCCGCTTTATGGACAATGGTGTGGTTATTTTAGTTTTGAGCTAATTATTTTGGATATTACAGCTAGAAGATAAATTGCTTTCTTGGAAAAAGtttgattcttgaattgacTTCTGTAACACTGAATAAAAGTTATCTTGATTAAAAGGCTTGTGAATTGGAATTGAAGGCTAGCTTTTTCATTCTGAGGCTATGAGTTTATAGTGGTTAAGTAGTTCAGCTAGCTTTAGTTTCGGTTTGATTGTGGTACAATTTTTGTGAGAATAGATGGCTATATAATCTAGTTTGAGACCAGGAGATTATGTTAGGAGAGAGGATGCTGTTGTAAACTAAAGAAATTTAGAGCATAGGGGGATGTTGAGGATTTTTCGCTTGTATTCTTGGGCCTTTTGGGAAAGTGGATCGCTTGATGCGGTAGAAACGGGGGAGCTTTTGTTGGGGAAATTGCAAAAGGCTATCACTGGAGGCACTTCATAGCTTATGTGGTCTGTCCAAATTGGGTAAATAAGTGGGGCAGGATGGATCTTTTCTGGATTGATGTATGGTTTGAATTGCATCTCAAAAATCTGAAGTTTTTATGCCCTATTTTGTAGGATCTAATTGAAGGCACTAGCCATGATGTATCTTTGGGTATGCGGGCTCATTTGGAAACTACAGCAGCTCAAACTCAGGCCTTAACTGAAATGGGAAATGGATATGCACTAAAGGTCTTTCTCCCTTCCATGATGCTGCTAAACTGTTTACCCTCCTTTGCTCATTTTGGCTCCCAAAATTATTCAGTTCTTCATAATTAGATGTTTAGTGCCTATATACAATAGGTGAGGAAGCCATATACCAtcaaaaaacaaagagaaaaatggaCAGAGGAAGAACACCAGAGGTTTCTTGAAGCTCTAAAGCTGTATGGTCGTGCTTGGCGCCAAATAGAAGGTGAGTATGGAACAGGGTTGTTCAGCTGCATTACAATGTTTTTCCCTTCTTTGATTGCTTGTTTTCGATAATCTTTCCTAAAGAGTAGAGCAAACAAGTGAATAGGCTGCCTGGACCTTAAGTGGAAAGTAGTATGTTAAACTTGTCTAAATACTATTCTGGCGATGCAGAACATGTAGGCACAAAAACTGCTATTCAGATTCGTAGCCATGCTCAGAAGTTTTTTGCCAAGGTTGGTGTTGTATTTAAACTGATCCTTTAATAAGTTTTATGCATATTCACACTTTGATAAGCAAGTTGGCTGATTCGTTTCTCTGTGGTTCATATTACTCTAAGGTGATGAGGCAGAGGTGATGCCGTATCTTTCAGATTGTTGACCGAGATTTTCCTTTCTAACAGGTTGCACGTGATTCTAATGAATGTGAGGGTTCCCTTAATCCAATTGAAATCCCTCCTCCTCGGCCCAAGAAGAAACCTGCTCATCCTTACCCTCGTAAAGTGACGGACGTTACTAAAACAACGCTAGATGATCCACATCAACCTGAACAAGCTCCTCCATTCAAGAGGTCGGGTGAAGAAAGGAACAGTAGGTCACCTACTTCAGTTCTGTCTGCACTTGGATCGGATACAAGTGGATCTCCATCTTCTGAGCCGCAAAGGTCTCACCTTTCGCCAGTGTCGTATACTACTGATGATGCACACTCTGCTATCGTTCAGTTAACTGAAAATGATAATGAATGCATGACATCTGACTCATCTGTTGAGGAAGAGAAAGAATATGGTCATGCAATCCTGTTGGCTACTTCTGCAACCCAGGATGATGAATCAGCAATGGTACCGCAGCAAAAcctattattttcctattcCTATATTCTGGTTGTTTAGTCTACTAATGCCTATTTAGTTCTTTTTGAGTTTAACTGTTTCTTATATTCATTTGATTTGTGGTTTCAGGAACTCGATTTGCTGACATTTGGTAGAGCATGTCCTGCTGAAGATCCAGCTTTTGAACAAGCTCCGGCAACAATTAAGTTGTTTGGAAGAACTGTAGAGATTAAAGAGAATCAAAAGTTGTCTTCATCAGCACCTGAGAATTCTGAACTATCCCCTTCCCACTCCATGAAAGAGAAATTAGACATTAGAAATGGCCGCCATATGATAGGTTCTGCAGAAAATACTATAGATTCACAGGTTAATTTGTCGTTGGTTCCGAGCTGCATTACCCCAGTGGCTTGCTTAGTACCACAGTATGCAGTAAGTGAGGATTTTGGACAACTGGGTTCCATTCCCCATATGATACCGATGTGGACTTGGTCTCATGGTCCACTGTTGCCAAATCTTTCTTTGAGCAATCAAACAGCTATAGAGAATTTTGGGAATAATCCATATAAAGGGGCTGTCAAGAATGAAGAATCTCAAAGGGAAATATCGTTAACTGGTTCGAACGATGGGTTGGTTACTGCAGCCAAGAGGGGGCAGAAAATTTTTAATGCTATTCAATCTAAAAATTTAGGTAATGTTGAGAGACAGAGGTCTACCAAAGGGTTTGTGCCATACAAAAGGTGTTTGGCAGAGAGAGATGCAACATCATCTCTTGTTGCAGCTGAGGAGCGGGAGGGCCAAAGAGCCCGTATTTGCTCATAGCGCCTTCGGTTATATCCTAATTCCCATGAAGCACTTTTTTCAGAATTTCTCAGTTTTATCTGGGCTAATTCATTTTTATAGAGGGTTCCGATCCTATTGACGCGCTAATTCAGGTGATGTGCAGAGAATTAACAGTTTCATGTATGAGAAGATCTTCAAGATGCTACCAATTGGTGGGATATTCTGTTGAAAATCAGAGTCAGATAAGCTATGCTTTTTCACAGTGATCAGGAAGCGCCGCCAACAAGGGAATGGCTTCCGACAAGTGATTTTTCATTGATCTGTCAGATAATGAATTTGGTAAATTCATCAAGACGTGTTCATAagtctttctttttaacaatgATGCCTACTGACTTCTGTAAtgcttttcatttcttctttctaCATCTAACTGTAACCTGAGGAAAATATTTGTAACTGTGAATCTATCAATAACATTTCTTCCTGGAATTGATACAGCTTCCATGTTGTAAGTAGGGTTGcttcttttctaaatttgttTCTCCTTAAATTCTATTCATCCTCTTGCTGCTCTTGCTATATAAGCTGAAAGATGTTAGCCCTTTCAAGTTTGATAGGCTCTGAAGTGATCTATCATCTATGAGAAAAGTTGTGATGGAAGTAAGAGCCCGTGCCTGCCTGCTTGACTACCCAACTGTTGCAACGCACAATATGACAGCTTTTATAGTGGAAAAGCTTGTATTTGTTGCAAGGGAAACCAGTGGCTGGTTTGCGACGGACAAGGGGCAAGAACGGTTGTTGGTCGTCTAGAATATAAGGTTTAGAAAACATCGTGCAGCTTTGACTTGATTAATATGTACAGGACCACATGAACAATAATAGTTgaagataataataataatgtctcTCCAGTTGTCGTTCCTTCTCCTCTCTAGGTTGGGTTTGGGTGGATGCTATTGTGCATCGTCTAGGTAAAAGGTTGAAGGCCAAGATTGTCAGCAACTAGTGAAATTATTTGGTTTGATAAAAGGAGGAAACTTTGACGGTACAATTAGGCAGCATGAAAGGTATTTAAGTGGACCGATTGCTGTTTGAATATCCGCAGACATAATTAGGGTCGTCTTCCCAAATCAGGAAAAATGGAGAATATCAGCAGattgaaaaacttatttgcaGTTGGACCATTTTCATTGAAAAGCCATTCAGAAGAAATGAATGATGAAGTTCAGACATTCTCAGTCATATTTTGAACAACCCTTATAGAGCTTGATTTTGAAGGAGATTCTAAGTAATATTTTGCTTCATTAAATTATTTGCCTTTTTCATATTGTAATATAGAAAAGTAATTATAACATGTCCCTTTCACTTTGGAgataataatttattaaaaaaagtcTGACTCAAAGATATCCCCGTGCATTGCACGGATTTGTTTGGACGGAGATTGTTTGTCCAAATTTTATTTCCTTACACGAtcaacacattttccaatcactttcttaacttgcatatatcatataaaaaaaaacgttacaatatttttttttccgaaaaaTTATCCTAAATAATCCTCTGTCCAATTACATTATTGCATTAAAATCCTTATCCTACCTTGTCTGATTCAAAGTACATGGGACCAGAATTAGCTCAAACCATAAGTGACTGATGATGAAGTTCAGATTTTCTAGCAAGTGAAGGCTGAAGattgacattttctttttttgcaacGGTAATATTTTTATAACCTATTTTAGTGGGAGAGAGAGTCAACGAGTAGAAATTCCACGAGAAATCCACTGAAAGTCGTCATGTATAGTAACAAATTGGTGGAAGGTAAGGGTTGACCACCCAGACTTGAGTGCTTAATGGTGACCACAAAGGGCTGCTGGCCTGATGAATGACTGAGTAGTTGAAACTCTATTGCATTAAAGGCCTGATCCTACCCTGTCAGATACAGAGTACGTGTGACCAGCATCAGCTCAAACAAGAGGTGTCTATGTTTACAAGTACTTCCTGGTTGGTATGCACATAAAGCCATAACTTGCCCACTGTGAGGTATATTACATTAGCCGAAAAAGAGGACCATATTTTCAAGTCTCAACTGTCAACTTGATTAACTCGTGGATAGACTATACTACTATGAAAATTAAGCATTGCCTAACACCGAAGTTCAGCATTTAACATAGACATTCAGCCATAAAAACAGGAAGGGTAGTGGTAGGCTTTGGCATTTCCTGACATCTCAAGCAACGTTATTTGCCTCCATGAAACACTAGAGAGGTGTTAAAATAGAAAATAGCTCTGAAATCAGAGGATTGAGTCGCACACAAATGGCAAATTTCTCCTGAAGTGTGCTTCCTTTGATTTGCAGGTTCACCTACTGCCAAGTTGCTCTTTAGTTGCTTAAAGTCACAATTTAGAAGTATTGCTTCCAAATGCTAATATGCAGCAAGCAGGAGGTATGTCCATTTCAAAGGAAAAGAGTGAAGAAAGCTATGTCCTTGGTCTTCACCAGAAACGTTACTTGCTACAGTAACCAATGGTTCACTGATTCTCTAGATGATCTcgtaaaaatatttaaattcgCTACATCCGCTTTGCTGTAATTGAATTCTATCAAGGGAAACTGTTAAACTGACTGGTACAGCATGTATAAACATCAAAATTACTCGATTAGGGAGACAGAGAAGAACGTGTATGATCACATATAAAACCTTGCCTGGACTCCAGCAAATTCTAGTGTTTATTTCAACTTTGTAAATGCTTGTCTGGAGAGAAATTTGATGATTCCCTTTTGCTCTTCTACCCACATACAACCAATTCACCATGTGGAACGTGGTAAAATGACATTCAGATTGCTAAGAGTAGACATGGCCAGGAATCGCAGCTTACATCTCAAATAGCTGGCTTAGATATCATTCACATCTTCCATTATTTGGGGATTCTTAAACGATGTTGCTAGTTGAATTTGACTGCAGGTTGGTAGTTGTAAACACACAGGTTCAGCCAGTCTTCCGAGACGTTTCTTCAAAAAGATTCAGGGCTTTGGGGCCTAATCCAGTGTGATCATATATCTTACCCATCAAGTCAATTTTGGCTTTTGCTTGAGGCTTTGGCGAAGCTCTGATTTACTTTTAGCAAATTCAACAAATATTACCCTGCCATCCAGGAACTGAGAAGGTGTTTGTAAGTAAACTTCGAGTCAGGAAAAACTTTCACTCCCACTAGGCAACTTTCATATCAAAGGATGTCAACAGTGTATCAAAGAGCTCTAGATCATAACTTCTAGAAAGAGTACACAAGATTTGATAACCAAACAGGTGGAAGACATCATGTAGAATATGCAGGGAGTGCATTGATATCATGTATTGAAGTCTACTCGGAGCCAAAGTCATATTCAAGCATCATATGTCTGTAGAGTTGCAAATTTAGTGGATGCCATTTGTGTTAGTCACAAAAGATTTGCATTCTTTATGCATCAGCAGACCCCAGATGCCAAAAATTTCACATAGACGTGCCTATTAAATGCTCCAAATTTTCTTCCCAACAAGATAGACCAAGATAGAGAAAGATTAGATAATTCTACCGCGAGAAGACAGCTCAAAGCTGAAACCTTTCAATATTACAGCATTTGAAACAGCCGTCTTTAAGCACAGAATAGCATGAAACTCAAAAGGCTGCCTGTACTCTGCCTCTCCAACACTTGGACAGCAAAACAATGGATCACAAGTGCATTCAAATCTGACTCCATTCCAGTGTGTACAGAATTTGGAaactctagtcacatttgcttttaaaaaaaaaaaaaagaacaagcaAGATTGAGAATGGCAAAACTTTTAAATcatttgctcaaaaaaaaaataacttttaacCATTTACATGCGGAGAAAACTTTgttataacagcacaaggtccCAGTGTCATATTATTTTGACATATCTATATTGAGTTTTTGTCCAGACAATTTCCTCAATGACTATccaaatattaatatttttatcgCCAATGAAAAGAGAAAGATTGTTGGTTTCATTCCTATTCCTAATcctaatatttttcttttccggTCTTCTCCTCCTTCTGCTGCTAATCTTATTCCTCTTTATCCAAAACTCCCTACGCTCCTTCAGCATGTGTACAAATTCCCTCTGTACCACCACCGTCAATATCAAACTACCACGGCAGATGTGCCTACTTTCATCAGCTGTGTCAGCCTAATCCCGACaccttgaaatttgaaaataacaATGATAAAGATATTAGAGTAGATTGCAGGCAAAGTGATATTGGTTGATGGATGCTGAGGAGAGGGAAGAGCGGAGAAAATTTGGGAATTAAGAAAATCTGTcgcagaggaagaagaagattcAAGAAGTCGATTTCTAAGAGGCATCGATTAAAGTCAACCTTACAAAATCGGTTTCCTCAGTTCATTAACACCAATAAAACCAACAATATGTCAATTGGTTCCAGTAAACATATTAACATTTGGGTGTATAACCCAGAGCTTTGCAGTTGCCAAATTTCAGGTCAAGCTGAAGTAACTTATGAGTCTTGAGTCTATGACGACCCAAGACCTAATGCCAACATTCCTATATTGAACTACTAATGAAATGTTCTAGCATACCTCCGAAACCTAATAGTTCAAAAACCAGAAGTGGACCAGAAACTGAAAGATAAATTACATACACCAAATACacaaaccagaaaaatatttcatCCGAGTCAACAATACAAATACACTTGATGAACAAATTTAGAGTACCTTGCCATGCATCCCCTCAATGGCTTTCTGAGATTCCTCCTGCGTAGCATAGCGAATGAATGCAAAACCTCTCGGTCGATTAGCGATTTTATCCATTACCAAGTTcactgcacaaaaaaaaaaagaaaagaaaaaagctaGCAGCAATTACTAGTCGTATATACcaggaaaacagaaaagaaaaagactatTTATTGGGATTTGAGAATTCTGCAGCCCTTCTCACCTTCTAAGAGCTCGCCAAAAGCTTTGAAGGCATTTGTCAAGCTCTCCTCTGTGGTACGAAACGACAGCCCTGTAACAAAATATACATCATAAAACCAACAGTAATAATCCTGTTTGGGACATTTCAGCGGGAAAGATGAGAGTGAGGAGAGAGCGCAAACCGCTGACAAAGAGCCTGGTGGAGGGATTGAAATGGGTTTTGGACAACGGCAGCGGCGCAGGAGGGAGACACGATACTGTCGTGAAATGACATTTCGGGGTTCGAGAGAATCGTTGTGCTGGGAGTCTTATTCTATCGGTAGTTGTCAGTCGAGTAGGTTGAATTCGTCTTTTCGTTTCAGAAAAAGAAATGCTACTACAAGCTGCCACGGGCACTCTGGTGATGGTTGATGTTGATGCTGCTGCTGCCATAATCGATAGGAGACGACGCCGGCGCGATTGAACCTGGCAAAGTTGGGAATTGGGACCTGGCTGAAGTGGGGTGGAAGACGAGAGCCTTAGGTCTTTTATGTCCTTCGTGTCTGCCTAGACAAATGGGTTCCCagcgccccccccccccccctccccccccaacacacacacacagaaacATCCCCAAAACAACCACCAAAAAAAACCACCCCAATAAATGGCAAATGACCTacttttttctttggtttatttAACTTATATAGCTTTAGATTTATGAAATCAACTTTGCAGAAtgaatgagtttgtttggacaagccaaatttggtttgcaaaatttattttcacaaattccaatcacctttttctcttctcaatcacctttttatctcacatacatcacatcacaaaaagtgctacagtaaatatctcaaataaatcatccaaataaactcttatccaaacaaactcattaatgatttccaaaatcgtaaaactcaaaagaaaacagaaaatgaAAAGGTGATAACTATTTAGTACTTCGAttacttcgaagggaaaaggggaagaaaaccTTAAATAGACGTGAAACAAAATTTGAGGCACTCAAGCCAATTTACAACATGATCAGGTGTGACGCATTTTTCAAAACAATCGCATCCAGTATGACATCTACAAGTATCAAGCAATACAAAAAATTCTGCCACACGGACCATACAGGTTACAACTCTTTCCTGAATGTAGTCTCCAATACCATCTTGGCCTGTTTCTGCAGAATAGTtgaaatgaaagaaacagccaCTTCTCACTTCCACAAGCAGTCCAGGGAGGTGAGAACAGCAGGCCGTGTGCAAGTCTTGGAACCTTGATGTCATGATTCGTCAATCAAAGAATGCAACTGCTTCCGGAATATGCCAACTTTACTTGCATCAACAGCCATGACTAAACCCATAGGGCGGTAATCTTTTAGCTGCAACAATGAGAAA
It includes:
- the LOC113710448 gene encoding protein REVEILLE 7-like isoform X1; translated protein: MVAEAPDLIEGTSHDVSLGMRAHLETTAAQTQALTEMGNGYALKVRKPYTIKKQREKWTEEEHQRFLEALKLYGRAWRQIEEHVGTKTAIQIRSHAQKFFAKVARDSNECEGSLNPIEIPPPRPKKKPAHPYPRKVTDVTKTTLDDPHQPEQAPPFKRSGEERNSRSPTSVLSALGSDTSGSPSSEPQRSHLSPVSYTTDDAHSAIVQLTENDNECMTSDSSVEEEKEYGHAILLATSATQDDESAMELDLLTFGRACPAEDPAFEQAPATIKLFGRTVEIKENQKLSSSAPENSELSPSHSMKEKLDIRNGRHMIGSAENTIDSQVNLSLVPSCITPVACLVPQYAVSEDFGQLGSIPHMIPMWTWSHGPLLPNLSLSNQTAIENFGNNPYKGAVKNEESQREISLTGSNDGLVTAAKRGQKIFNAIQSKNLGNVERQRSTKGFVPYKRCLAERDATSSLVAAEEREGQRARICS
- the LOC113710448 gene encoding protein REVEILLE 7-like isoform X2, producing the protein MRAHLETTAAQTQALTEMGNGYALKVRKPYTIKKQREKWTEEEHQRFLEALKLYGRAWRQIEEHVGTKTAIQIRSHAQKFFAKVARDSNECEGSLNPIEIPPPRPKKKPAHPYPRKVTDVTKTTLDDPHQPEQAPPFKRSGEERNSRSPTSVLSALGSDTSGSPSSEPQRSHLSPVSYTTDDAHSAIVQLTENDNECMTSDSSVEEEKEYGHAILLATSATQDDESAMELDLLTFGRACPAEDPAFEQAPATIKLFGRTVEIKENQKLSSSAPENSELSPSHSMKEKLDIRNGRHMIGSAENTIDSQVNLSLVPSCITPVACLVPQYAVSEDFGQLGSIPHMIPMWTWSHGPLLPNLSLSNQTAIENFGNNPYKGAVKNEESQREISLTGSNDGLVTAAKRGQKIFNAIQSKNLGNVERQRSTKGFVPYKRCLAERDATSSLVAAEEREGQRARICS
- the LOC113738381 gene encoding organelle RRM domain-containing protein 6, chloroplastic isoform X1 is translated as MAAAASTSTITRVPVAACSSISFSETKRRIQPTRLTTTDRIRLPAQRFSRTPKCHFTTVSCLPPAPLPLSKTHFNPSTRLFVSGLSFRTTEESLTNAFKAFGELLEVNLVMDKIANRPRGFAFIRYATQEESQKAIEGMHGKFLDGRVIFVEFAKSKSELRQSLKQKPKLT
- the LOC113738381 gene encoding uncharacterized protein isoform X3; this translates as MAAAASTSTITRVPVAACSSISFSETKRRIQPTRLTTTDRIRLPAQRFSRTPKCHFTTVSCLPPAPLPLSKTHFNPSTRLFVSGLSFRTTEESLTNAFKAFGELLEVNLVMDKIANRPRGFAFIRYATQEESQKAIEGMHGKGNIC
- the LOC113738381 gene encoding uncharacterized protein isoform X4; translation: MAAAASTSTITRVPVAACSSISFSETKRRIQPTRLTTTDRIRLPAQRFSRTPKCHFTTVSCLPPAPLPLSKTHFNPSTRLFVSGLSFRTTEESLTNAFKAFGELLEVNLVMDKIANRPRGFAFIRYATQEESQKAIEGMHGKQM
- the LOC113738381 gene encoding uncharacterized protein isoform X2, producing MAAAASTSTITRVPVAACSSISFSETKRRIQPTRLTTTDRIRLPAQRFSRTPKCHFTTVSCLPPAPLPLSKTHFNPSTRLFVSGLSFRTTEESLTNAFKAFGELLEVNLVMDKIANRPRGFAFIRYATQEESQKAIEGMHGKVSGLG